A stretch of the Oncorhynchus clarkii lewisi isolate Uvic-CL-2024 chromosome 9, UVic_Ocla_1.0, whole genome shotgun sequence genome encodes the following:
- the LOC139416138 gene encoding probable tRNA (uracil-O(2)-)-methyltransferase, translated as MPKLFAIKFTEQSNTGGFWSAIDVWIKKPHVVNKRLCGVKETQSKNVGCEELRNILLTHGSDTSESKDVLTFLNSGVELEHDQERLWSFCVRTFIPKVNCYGTTVHKDIILKDFNTQRVSFLPVEESEEGTASLRKNNIYQIHLLAEKSDEWTLELHLMRPDDWFSDGVAYPKLPWLSGELLPKLVRWATESKTSEFKSTLSLLPVEKYSIMYQRLKDKYKEMVKVWPEVTDPEKFVFEDVAIATYLLVLWGEERAVKGLTVKQSFVDLGCGNGLLVHILSNEGHPGKGIDVRKRKIWDMYGPQTHLEETAITPGDGFLFPGTDWLIGNHSDELTPWIPVIAARSSFSCRYFVLPCCFFDFYGKYQRRHCKKSQYKEYIDFISEVSTACGFNTEEDCLRIPSTKRVCLVGKSRSYQLSDEPQAEEGRDKYIQGRQPCSGVTVRESNVEDEAEHHHDHSETDRIHGTNWGAGFQPRERIETVRNCAALPRDFVDGIVLRVATSLLGLTKDEGGDVPGTWNMGGRLSVREVAELLEQETLQVLKKECGGLQTLLKNNHQVFRVEGGMVHIRDWRVQAQRPRGLQGTRADSKRKHLISGALKTRACWFHIHHPHGCPLQAEECAFAHGPDDLRPSTRPLKKMKYSN; from the exons ATGCCGAAACTTTTTGCGATAAAATTTACAGAACAATCTAATACGGGAGGATTTTGGTCTGCCATTGATGTTTGGATAAAGAAACCACACGTTGTGAACAAACGTCTTTGTGGAGTCAAAGAGACACAGAGTAAGAATGTTGGCTGTGAAGAACTTAGAAACATTCTGCTAACTCATGGAAGTGATACTTCAGAGTCCAAGGATGTTCTTACCTTCTTGAATAGTGGCGTTGAACTCGAACATGACCAGGAGAGACTGTGGTCTTTTTGTGTGAGGACATTCATTCCTAAAGTAAACTGTTATGGCACAACTGTACATAAAGATATTATACTCAAAG ACTTTAACACTCAAAGAGTAAGCTTCTTACCAGTTGAAGAGAGTGAGGAAGGGACTGCCTCTTTACGGAAGAACAACATCTATCAGATACATCTCCTGGCTGAGAAGAGTGATGAATG GACACTAGAGTTACATCTCATGCGGCCTGATGACTGGTTCAGTGACGGGGTGGCCTACCCCAAACTGCCCTGGCTCAGTGGGGAGCTCCTGCCCAAACTGGTGCGCTGGGCCACGGAGAGTAAGACCAGTGAGTTCAAGAGCACCCTGTCTCTCCTGCCAGTAGAGAAGTACAGCATCATGTACCAACGGCTGAAAGACAAGTACAAGGAGATGGTCAAG GTATGGCCTGAAGTGACGGATCCAGAGAAGTTTGTCTTTGAAGATGTTGCCATCGCTACCTATCTTTTG GTCCTATGGGGTGAGGAGCGAGCGGTGAAGGGTCTGACCGTCAAACAGTCCTTTGTGGATCTTGGTTGTGGAAATGGTCTCCTGGTTCACATTCTAAGCAACGAAGGG CACCCTGGAAAGGGCATCGACGTGAGGAAAAGGAAGATCTGGGATATGTACGGCCCCCAAACACATCTAGAG GAAACGGCAATCACTCCCGGTGATGGCTTCTTATTCCCGGGTACAGACTGGCTGATTGGAAACCACTCGGACGAGCTCACACCGTGGATCCCCGTTATAGCGGCCAG GTCATCCTTCTCCTGCCGGTATTTTGTCCTGCCGTGCTGCTTCTTTGACTTCTATGGGAAGTACCAGCGGAGACACTGTAAGAAGTCCCAGTATAAGGAATACATTGACTTCATCTCTGAGGTCAGCACAGCCTGTGGGTTCAACACAGAGGAGGACTGCCTGAGAATCCCCTCCACAAAGCGG GTGTGTCTGGTAGGAAAGTCGAGGAGCTACCAGCTGTCGGATGAGCCGCaggcagaggaggggagagacaaGTATATACAGGGTCGTCAGCCCTGCTCCGGGGTCACAGTTCGAGAGTCAAATGTCGAGGATGAAGCCGAGCACCACCACGACCACTCAGAGACTGACAGGATCCACGGCACCAACTGGGGAGCTGGATTCCAGCCCCGAGAGAGGATTGAGACAGTGCGGAACTGTGCCGCCCTTCCCCGGGACTTTGTAGATGGTATAGTCCTACGTGTGGCCACCTCTCTGCTGGGGTTGACCAAGGACGAAGGTGGGGATGTCCCCGGCACCTGGAACATGGGAG gcagGCTGTCCGTGAGAGAGGTGGCTGAGTTGTTGGAGCAGGAGACTCTGCAGGTCCTGAAGAAAGAATGTGGCGGTCTGCAGACCCTGCTCAAGAACAACCACCAGGTCTTCAGAG TGGAAGGTGGTATGGTCCATATCCGGGACTGGCGGGTACAGGCCCAGAGGCCTAGAGGGCTGCAGGGTACCAGGGCTGATTCTAAGCGGAAGCACCTAATCTCTGGTGCCCTGAAGACCCGGGCCTGCTGGTTCCACATCCACCACCCTCACGGATGCCCACTGCAGGCCGAGGAGTGTGCCTTCGCCCATGGCCCAGACGATCTCCGACCTTCCACCAGACCACTCAAGAAAATGAAGTACTCCAACTGA